The DNA window GCGGAGGAAGTGAAAATGAGAAGCTTATCTTTAGTGCTCATAATTGCCATTTTTGAGATAATTTCTTTGGGAGCGGGAGAGAGAGGTTTTTTTGAGGGGGACACTTCGAGTCTATCGACTTTGTCCCGGAGAGCGTCGCGAGTGAAGAGGAGGGAATTGAAGTCTCATAGAACATATTTCAGTAAGAGTTATTTGAATTCTGATGGTACAGTGACGATAGAGATAAGCAGTGGGTATATACATTACAGGGATGAAAAGGGAGAGTTTCATGAAATAGAGAGGGATTTTCGCAAGGTAGAAGGTAATAAGAGGGTTTATGGAGTAAAACGGGGATTGTTTCGTGCATATATTTCGGGTGATGTGGGTGATGATTATATTATGAGGTTTGAGACGCGGGATGGTGATAGCTTTAGGGCGAAGGTATTGTCAATGGGATATATGGATATGAGGAGTCGAAGGTATGTTGAGATAGCGAGATTTAATCCTGACAGTATTTCCGCAGTAGGTAATAAGGTTTACTGTTATAATGCATTTCCGGGGATAGATATAGTATATGAGTACATGGATACACGTTTGAAAGAGAGAGTTGTGCTTGGTGAGTCAGCCCGGAGGGATTTACCATCTCCTGTTGATTTTGGGATACCGTTGCGGCAGGCGTTGCTGGTTATTAAACTGAGGTTTGAGGTTAGTGAAGGTGTTGAAGCTTTTGCTGGTGGGAAGAAGATTTCGAAAGGTAGGAGGAAGGGTAGGTTAAGGAGAATGGTATTTGATGTTCCTTATGATGGAGAGAACAGGATTTTTTTCTGTGATGTTCGGAGTCGTGTCAGGTATTTTCTTGAGAGGGATGTGGCTTTTGAGAGGTCAGACGAGGATAGTGTAGGTGGGATCAGATCATGGTGTTTGATGAGGAGGCTGGTTTATACGGAAGGTGGTAGAAATTATATTTTGACGGGGGTTCCGTATGAGTGGATAGCGAGCAGGGATAGGGGAGTGATAGAGCTGGATCCTTCGGTTTCAATACAACCGCCGACGCATGATGTGTGGATAGAGTATGGTAAAAGGAACAATTTCAATAGTTATTCCCAGCTTCGGATAGGGCGTCAGGATGGATGGCCGTGGAAGAGGAGTCTTGTAAAGTTTGATTTGAGTGCAATTCCGGAAGATGCCGAGATAACTTCTGCTAAGATTATGCTGTATTTTTACGGGGCATACGGGAGAAATAAGATTTCGAGGTATGTTAAGTGTCATCAGGTGCTCAAACCCTGGGCGGAGGAGTATGCGACGTGGTATAACTATGGTCCCGGACCGACATGGAATACTCCAGGAGTTGGATTTGATAATGTTGATGCTAAGTCACAACCTGAGGATTGTCATTTCTGGTACAAGGACTATGGGTGGAAGGTATATTATATTACGAACCTTGTTCGTAGGTGGGTGAGTGGTGAAGCAGAGAACTATGGAGTGATATTCTGGGCGGTAGATGAGGATGATTATACCAACGGAGATGAGAAGCGATGTTATTCATCGGAGTATACGGGAGATGTAAACAAGAGGCCGAAGCTTGTGGTTACATGTAGCTCCAGATACATTGCAAAGTATAGTTATAACGTTTATGGCAGGGTATCTCGTGTAGAGTATGGAAATAGGATGGTGGAGATAAACAGTTATGAAAACAACAGGGGATGGCTTAAGAGGCGTACGTACAGAAGGTATGAGGAGGGTGAGAAGTATCGTATGGAGGTTACCTCTTTTGATAATGTTGGTAATATTCTTAGTATTAAGGATTCATATGGTAATCATACGTATGAGTATGATAATCTATATCGGCTTGTATCATATACAGGGCCTGATGGTAGTGTGAGGGAATATTCATATGATAGAAATGGTAATATAACAAGGATGGGAGATAGGACTTTTAGTATATCGAGTACGAGTAATAGGATAACGAGTAGTGGCTATAGATATGATGCAAATGGAAATATGACGAGGCATAACGGTCGTCTGGTAGAGTATAATTGGCGGGGACAGATGGTAAGATACGTTCTTGGTTATAATATTAATTCTTCTTATGATTCTTTTGGTCAGAGGGTAAAGAGGGAGTTTTATATTG is part of the Candidatus Neomarinimicrobiota bacterium genome and encodes:
- a CDS encoding DNRLRE domain-containing protein gives rise to the protein MRSLSLVLIIAIFEIISLGAGERGFFEGDTSSLSTLSRRASRVKRRELKSHRTYFSKSYLNSDGTVTIEISSGYIHYRDEKGEFHEIERDFRKVEGNKRVYGVKRGLFRAYISGDVGDDYIMRFETRDGDSFRAKVLSMGYMDMRSRRYVEIARFNPDSISAVGNKVYCYNAFPGIDIVYEYMDTRLKERVVLGESARRDLPSPVDFGIPLRQALLVIKLRFEVSEGVEAFAGGKKISKGRRKGRLRRMVFDVPYDGENRIFFCDVRSRVRYFLERDVAFERSDEDSVGGIRSWCLMRRLVYTEGGRNYILTGVPYEWIASRDRGVIELDPSVSIQPPTHDVWIEYGKRNNFNSYSQLRIGRQDGWPWKRSLVKFDLSAIPEDAEITSAKIMLYFYGAYGRNKISRYVKCHQVLKPWAEEYATWYNYGPGPTWNTPGVGFDNVDAKSQPEDCHFWYKDYGWKVYYITNLVRRWVSGEAENYGVIFWAVDEDDYTNGDEKRCYSSEYTGDVNKRPKLVVTCSSRYIAKYSYNVYGRVSRVEYGNRMVEINSYENNRGWLKRRTYRRYEEGEKYRMEVTSFDNVGNILSIKDSYGNHTYEYDNLYRLVSYTGPDGSVREYSYDRNGNITRMGDRTFSISSTSNRITSSGYRYDANGNMTRHNGRLVEYNWRGQMVRYVLGYNINSSYDSFGQRVKREFYIECVYYITSGQNVLEEYNKKQELEALHIYNGISRIATIKGGNIYYVCQDQVMNSRAIVDDVGSVVQERSYYPYGEKRAASGNISKYQYSGKEEDPNGLYYFGARYYDPSIGRWLTCDPAGQFHSPYSYCGNNPLVFVDPDGEWIQFVIGAMINVILNAPNIDDWKDFLGYAAIGAFGAGIGMFGTPANWTLNTAIGAVQGGIVQGLNSSLTARSWDAFGSGFKSGAIAGGIAGFMTSEATINFLRGDGFVNNETLFNRWNDGSIEGYKRIAERFGDGEFVSSDHPIWDQPNISDGGRAMTNRITGKIYYNENAFKDGYHMFLEVSGKEKWLSNMVRSGQLPAEWTNAEVLSFKYLYKNYGLIHPSSSPMDLWFTSNRFLVDLYTGRYCGESYFWKRRWFDWIYRIPRRY